The proteins below are encoded in one region of Paenacidovorax monticola:
- a CDS encoding patatin-like phospholipase family protein, whose amino-acid sequence MRLQVFLRSLACLGLAGLAACGSNPPAKPAAPPEAATTAPAAPPVKIGIALGGGAAKGFAHIGVIKMLEANGFAPAVVAGTSAGSVVGALYASGMNAFELQEKAVALDETKIRDLQLSSGGLVQGQKLEDYVNEQVRRKPLEQLAKPFVAVATRLEDGERTVFARGNTGQAVRASSSVPGVFQPVTIGKYHFVDGGIVSPVPVDAARQLGADVVIAVDISNKARGQSPADLLGTLGQSIAIMGQKLGQAELARADVVVRPKVLDMGPAEFSQRANAIVEGEKAALAAMPQIRERVAQLQAERAQATRVAQQKAVEAQRQACMDNRSRLQKLAGMAGLDDSCASP is encoded by the coding sequence ATGCGCTTGCAAGTCTTTTTGCGCTCTCTGGCGTGTCTGGGCCTGGCGGGCCTGGCCGCGTGCGGCAGCAACCCGCCGGCCAAGCCTGCCGCGCCCCCCGAGGCCGCCACGACGGCACCGGCCGCCCCTCCCGTCAAGATCGGCATCGCCCTGGGCGGCGGTGCAGCCAAGGGCTTCGCCCATATCGGCGTGATCAAGATGCTGGAGGCCAACGGCTTTGCGCCCGCCGTGGTGGCGGGCACCAGCGCGGGCAGCGTGGTGGGCGCGCTGTACGCCAGCGGCATGAATGCCTTCGAGTTGCAGGAAAAGGCCGTGGCGCTGGACGAAACCAAGATCCGCGACCTGCAGCTCTCGTCCGGCGGGCTGGTGCAGGGCCAGAAGCTGGAGGACTACGTGAACGAGCAGGTGCGCCGCAAGCCCCTGGAGCAGCTCGCCAAGCCCTTCGTGGCCGTGGCCACGCGGCTCGAGGACGGCGAGCGCACCGTGTTCGCGCGCGGCAACACGGGCCAGGCTGTGCGCGCCTCCAGCAGCGTACCGGGCGTGTTCCAGCCCGTGACCATCGGCAAGTACCACTTCGTGGACGGCGGCATCGTGAGCCCCGTGCCCGTGGATGCGGCGCGCCAGCTGGGCGCCGACGTGGTGATCGCCGTGGACATCTCCAACAAGGCCCGGGGCCAGTCGCCGGCCGACCTGCTGGGCACGCTGGGCCAGTCCATCGCCATCATGGGCCAGAAGCTGGGCCAGGCCGAGCTGGCGCGCGCCGATGTCGTCGTGCGCCCCAAGGTCCTCGACATGGGACCGGCCGAGTTCAGCCAGCGGGCCAACGCCATCGTGGAGGGCGAGAAGGCCGCCCTGGCCGCCATGCCGCAGATCCGCGAACGTGTCGCCCAACTGCAGGCCGAGCGCGCCCAGGCCACGCGCGTGGCGCAGCAGAAGGCCGTGGAGGCCCAGCGCCAGGCCTGCATGGACAACCGCTCCCGCCTGCAGAAGCTCGCTGGCATGGCGGGGCTGGACGACTCCTGCGCCAGCCCCTGA
- a CDS encoding ankyrin repeat domain-containing protein translates to MKRMPPRPDLGHLKKQAKELLAQYRDGTPAALARLREALPAARGRADSAIAALGLRLHDAQSCIAREYGFASWADLQGFVLARQAHAADPARAVLQWLGLVYAGDIAGGTHRARPTVAARLLAENPGLPGGDPWLACAVGDEAALRQAIARDPAWVHRAGGPLGLPPLVAVTHSGLLRLAPFGERLRACARLLIAAGAAPDQSVGSRWPPATLATPSQGERLSALYGAAGQNHDAPLTRLLLEAGADPNDGESLYHALESADCTRLLLEAGARPGGTNALLRALDLDDAGALRLLLAHGADPNEAGGGALAAAWPTPLLWAIRRRRSPAHIEALLAAGADPTATSPDGASAATLALRYGLPEVARLLRREGSGTPPPPAEAFTAACACGDEAAARAVLAQHPGVLGTLAPAQLRQLPELAAQGCGEAVRLMVRLGWPIATPGGDWEASALNQAVFRGDAALARFLLEHGAHWSERHGHGDNVIGTLSWASLNAPVEGGDWLGCAEALAAHGLPSARPDPQGATSVLLDGRRVAFSEEVADGLLAAATLG, encoded by the coding sequence GTGAAACGCATGCCCCCCCGGCCCGACCTGGGCCATCTCAAGAAACAGGCCAAGGAATTGCTGGCGCAGTACCGCGACGGCACCCCGGCCGCGCTCGCCCGGCTCCGCGAAGCCTTGCCCGCCGCCCGGGGCCGCGCGGACTCCGCCATCGCCGCGCTCGGCCTGCGCCTGCACGACGCGCAATCGTGCATCGCCCGCGAATACGGCTTCGCCTCGTGGGCCGATCTGCAGGGCTTTGTCCTCGCGCGCCAGGCGCATGCGGCCGATCCCGCGCGGGCCGTACTCCAGTGGCTCGGCCTCGTCTACGCGGGCGACATCGCGGGCGGCACCCACCGCGCCCGGCCCACGGTGGCGGCACGGCTGCTCGCCGAGAACCCGGGCCTGCCGGGGGGTGACCCCTGGCTGGCCTGCGCGGTGGGCGACGAGGCGGCGCTGCGCCAGGCCATTGCCCGCGATCCCGCCTGGGTGCACCGGGCTGGCGGACCGCTCGGCCTGCCGCCACTCGTGGCCGTGACCCACTCGGGCCTGCTGCGCCTCGCGCCTTTCGGCGAACGCCTGCGCGCCTGCGCCCGGCTGCTGATCGCGGCCGGCGCGGCCCCCGACCAGTCGGTGGGCAGCCGCTGGCCGCCCGCCACCCTGGCCACCCCTTCGCAGGGCGAGCGGCTGTCCGCGCTCTACGGCGCGGCCGGGCAGAACCACGATGCACCGCTCACGCGGCTGCTGCTTGAAGCCGGGGCCGACCCCAACGACGGCGAATCGCTCTACCACGCGCTCGAAAGCGCCGACTGCACCCGGCTGCTGCTGGAGGCCGGCGCACGCCCCGGTGGCACCAACGCGCTGCTCCGCGCGCTGGACCTGGACGACGCCGGGGCGCTGCGGCTGCTGCTGGCGCATGGTGCGGACCCGAACGAGGCGGGCGGCGGCGCCCTGGCCGCCGCATGGCCCACCCCCCTGCTCTGGGCCATCCGCCGCCGGCGCTCGCCCGCGCACATCGAGGCCCTGCTGGCCGCCGGCGCCGACCCCACGGCCACCAGCCCCGACGGTGCCAGCGCCGCCACACTGGCCCTGCGCTACGGGCTGCCCGAGGTCGCCCGGCTGCTGCGGCGCGAAGGCAGTGGCACGCCCCCGCCGCCGGCGGAGGCCTTCACCGCCGCCTGCGCCTGCGGCGACGAGGCCGCCGCGCGCGCGGTGCTGGCGCAGCACCCGGGCGTGCTGGGCACGCTCGCCCCGGCGCAGCTGCGGCAGTTGCCTGAACTCGCGGCGCAGGGCTGCGGCGAGGCCGTGCGGCTCATGGTCCGCCTGGGTTGGCCCATTGCCACGCCGGGCGGCGACTGGGAGGCATCGGCGCTCAACCAGGCCGTGTTCCGGGGCGACGCCGCCCTCGCCCGCTTTCTGCTGGAGCATGGCGCGCACTGGAGCGAGCGGCACGGCCATGGCGACAACGTGATCGGCACCCTCTCGTGGGCCTCGCTCAACGCCCCCGTGGAGGGCGGCGACTGGCTGGGCTGCGCCGAGGCGCTGGCCGCCCACGGCCTGCCCTCCGCTCGGCCGGACCCGCAGGGCGCCACCAGCGTGCTGCTGGACGGGCGGCGCGTGGCGTTCTCCGAGGAGGTGGCCGATGGCCTCCTCGCGGCGGCCACCTTGGGTTGA
- a CDS encoding chromate transporter produces the protein MLGLGTWGFGGPVALVGYMYRDLVEQRHWISESDYKEGLALAQLMPGPLAAQLAIYLGYVHYRILGATLVGLAFVLPSFCMVVALGAAYAAFGGIGWMQSVFYGVGASVIGIIALSAYKLTTKNIGRDRLLWVIFLVSATVTVLTQSEVVWLFLGAGVLVWFWRAPPAWVRHGGVRGMAAPLWAFFTLETLDWHRLAQVGTYFAYAGSFVFGSGLAIVPFLYSGVVKEYGWLTDRQFVDAVAVAMITPGPVVITTGFIGYLVSGFWGAVVAALATFLPCYLFTVIPAPYFKKYGKRPAIIAFVDGVTAAAIGAITGAVAVIGQRSITDGVTALLAVATAAVLWKFKKLPEPVVVLAAALAGLLLYPLAHPA, from the coding sequence ATGCTGGGCCTGGGCACCTGGGGCTTCGGCGGCCCCGTGGCCCTGGTCGGCTACATGTACCGCGACCTGGTGGAGCAGCGCCACTGGATCTCCGAGAGCGACTACAAGGAGGGCCTGGCCCTGGCCCAGCTCATGCCCGGGCCCCTGGCCGCGCAGCTGGCCATCTACCTGGGCTATGTGCACTACCGCATCCTGGGCGCCACCCTGGTGGGCCTGGCCTTCGTGCTGCCCTCGTTCTGCATGGTGGTGGCGCTGGGCGCGGCCTATGCCGCCTTCGGCGGCATAGGCTGGATGCAGTCGGTGTTCTACGGCGTGGGGGCCTCGGTGATCGGCATCATCGCCCTGAGCGCCTACAAGCTCACCACCAAAAATATCGGCCGCGACCGGCTGCTGTGGGTCATCTTTCTCGTGAGCGCCACGGTCACGGTGCTCACGCAGTCCGAAGTGGTCTGGCTGTTCCTGGGCGCGGGCGTGCTGGTGTGGTTCTGGCGGGCGCCGCCGGCCTGGGTGCGGCACGGCGGCGTGCGCGGCATGGCCGCCCCGCTGTGGGCCTTCTTCACCCTCGAAACCCTCGACTGGCACAGGCTGGCCCAGGTCGGCACCTACTTCGCCTATGCAGGCAGCTTCGTGTTCGGCAGCGGGCTCGCCATCGTGCCGTTCCTGTACAGCGGCGTGGTCAAGGAGTACGGCTGGCTCACCGACCGGCAGTTCGTGGATGCCGTGGCCGTGGCCATGATCACGCCGGGGCCCGTGGTCATCACCACGGGATTCATCGGCTACCTGGTCTCGGGGTTCTGGGGCGCCGTCGTCGCGGCCCTGGCCACCTTTCTGCCTTGCTATCTGTTCACCGTGATCCCCGCGCCCTACTTCAAGAAGTACGGCAAGCGGCCCGCGATCATTGCCTTCGTGGACGGGGTGACGGCAGCGGCCATCGGAGCCATCACGGGCGCCGTGGCCGTCATCGGCCAGCGCTCCATCACCGATGGCGTGACGGCGCTGCTGGCCGTCGCCACGGCCGCCGTGCTGTGGAAGTTCAAGAAGCTGCCCGAGCCCGTGGTCGTGCTGGCAGCGGCCTTGGCAGGGCTGCTGCTCTACCCGCTGGCGCACCCGGCATGA
- a CDS encoding chromate resistance protein ChrB domain-containing protein, with protein sequence MQWITRERPKIDRIACPWLVRRFIDQGAEFLYVPPADVLRIARETGAIPYDIPGVELSHAGDLCSFDAFLARYGLRDPALDQMAVIVRGADTSRLDLAPQSAGLYALSLGLSRTFADDQEMLRHGLVMYDALYAWCRDCQTETHRWPPAM encoded by the coding sequence ATGCAATGGATCACACGCGAACGCCCCAAAATCGACCGCATCGCCTGCCCATGGCTGGTCAGGCGCTTCATCGACCAGGGCGCGGAGTTCCTCTACGTACCGCCTGCCGACGTGCTGCGCATTGCCCGCGAGACGGGCGCCATCCCCTACGACATTCCCGGGGTGGAGCTGTCCCATGCCGGCGATCTGTGCAGCTTCGATGCGTTTCTCGCCAGGTACGGCCTGCGCGACCCCGCGCTGGACCAGATGGCCGTGATCGTGCGCGGCGCGGACACCTCGCGGCTCGACCTCGCGCCCCAGTCGGCAGGGCTGTATGCCCTGTCGTTGGGCCTGTCCAGGACCTTCGCCGACGACCAGGAAATGCTGCGGCATGGCCTGGTGATGTACGACGCACTCTATGCCTGGTGCCGGGACTGCCAGACGGAAACGCACCGCTGGCCCCCTGCGATGTAG
- a CDS encoding DMT family transporter yields MTRSIAHLPALRGGLLALLAAALFGVSTPLVQKLGLGLGPFTTAALLYAGAACIGALLRQPVEKEARVRRSDLSRLLAVALFGAVIGPVALAWGLQRTSGTGASLMLTLEALFTAVLAWRLYGETMDRRVWAAVLLLLAGGIALVLDQSQSGGGQLWGLLAVMAATAAWGMDNTLSRALAERDPGQVVLAKAVLGVAATASLAWLAGEPLPGAWAALGLMAVGASGYGLSLRFYLLAQRAFGAARTGSVFAFAPFIGAALAIGLGERSGGWGLLLGGVLMLLGVAVHLMESHHHEHAHEALQHEHAHTHDDGHHDHVHDPMPAGAHSHVHVHRPVRHSHAHVPDIHHAHRH; encoded by the coding sequence ATGACCCGTTCCATCGCACATCTCCCGGCACTGCGTGGCGGCCTGCTGGCCCTGCTCGCGGCGGCGCTGTTCGGCGTGAGCACGCCGCTGGTGCAGAAGCTGGGCCTGGGCCTCGGCCCCTTCACGACGGCCGCGCTGCTCTATGCCGGAGCCGCCTGCATCGGCGCGCTGTTGCGCCAGCCCGTGGAGAAGGAAGCGCGCGTGCGGCGCTCGGACCTGTCGCGCCTGCTGGCCGTGGCGCTCTTCGGCGCCGTGATTGGCCCCGTGGCCTTGGCCTGGGGCCTGCAGCGCACGAGCGGCACGGGGGCCTCGCTGATGCTGACCCTGGAGGCGCTGTTCACCGCCGTGCTGGCCTGGCGCCTCTACGGCGAGACCATGGACCGCCGGGTCTGGGCCGCCGTGCTGCTGCTGCTCGCCGGCGGCATCGCCCTGGTGCTGGACCAGAGCCAGAGCGGCGGCGGCCAGCTCTGGGGCCTGCTGGCCGTCATGGCAGCCACCGCCGCCTGGGGCATGGACAACACACTGTCGCGCGCCCTGGCCGAGCGCGACCCCGGGCAGGTGGTGCTGGCCAAGGCGGTGCTGGGCGTGGCCGCCACGGCCAGCCTGGCGTGGCTGGCGGGCGAGCCGCTGCCCGGCGCCTGGGCCGCCCTGGGCCTGATGGCGGTGGGGGCGAGCGGCTACGGCCTGAGCCTGCGCTTTTACCTGCTCGCGCAGCGTGCCTTCGGTGCCGCGCGCACGGGCTCGGTCTTCGCGTTCGCACCGTTCATCGGGGCCGCCCTGGCGATTGGGCTGGGGGAGCGTTCGGGCGGCTGGGGCCTGTTGCTGGGCGGCGTGCTCATGCTGCTGGGCGTCGCCGTCCACCTGATGGAATCCCACCACCACGAGCACGCACACGAGGCCCTGCAACACGAGCACGCCCACACCCATGACGACGGGCACCACGACCACGTGCACGACCCCATGCCCGCCGGCGCGCACAGCCACGTTCACGTGCACCGCCCGGTGCGGCACAGCCACGCGCATGTGCCGGACATTCACCACGCCCACCGCCACTAG
- a CDS encoding alpha/beta hydrolase, translated as MNHELERLEAMLRARPAFHSNEQRRAAYDAQAELFPLATDVRVDPMDAHGIPAEWTSTPTANAHEAILYLHGGGYAWGSLKSHRHLASELGRAAAMRTLAIDYRRAPEYPFPQALEDAASGYRFLLEAGFHPGRIAVASDSAGAGLAVALLVRLKALGVPQPACALLFSPWADMTASADSYTRNAARDPVLNRETMQFLAAQYLGTLPRETPLASPVFADLAAIAPLVIFVGTTEALLDDAIALARAAGLADVGVRLEIWPGMFHIWPSYHQVLAQGRQAIDRAGRLLREAMEAGEAAP; from the coding sequence ATGAACCACGAGCTTGAACGGCTGGAGGCCATGCTCCGCGCGCGGCCGGCATTCCACTCCAACGAGCAGCGCCGGGCGGCCTACGATGCCCAGGCGGAGCTCTTTCCGCTGGCGACCGATGTGCGCGTGGACCCCATGGACGCGCACGGCATTCCGGCGGAATGGACCTCCACGCCCACCGCGAACGCCCATGAGGCCATCCTCTACCTGCATGGCGGCGGCTACGCCTGGGGCTCGCTCAAGAGCCACCGGCACCTCGCGAGCGAGCTGGGCCGCGCGGCGGCGATGAGAACCCTGGCCATCGACTACCGGCGCGCACCCGAATACCCCTTTCCGCAGGCCCTGGAAGACGCGGCCAGCGGATACCGCTTCCTCCTCGAGGCGGGCTTTCATCCCGGCCGCATCGCCGTCGCGAGCGACAGCGCGGGCGCGGGCCTGGCCGTGGCACTGCTCGTGCGGCTGAAGGCGCTGGGCGTGCCGCAACCAGCCTGTGCCCTGCTCTTCTCGCCCTGGGCCGACATGACGGCCAGCGCGGACAGCTACACCCGCAACGCGGCGCGCGACCCGGTGCTCAACCGCGAGACCATGCAGTTCCTGGCCGCGCAGTACCTGGGCACGCTGCCCCGCGAGACACCGCTGGCGTCACCGGTCTTTGCCGACCTGGCCGCCATCGCGCCCCTCGTGATCTTCGTGGGCACCACGGAAGCCCTGCTGGACGACGCGATCGCTCTCGCCCGCGCGGCGGGCCTGGCCGATGTGGGCGTGCGGCTGGAGATCTGGCCGGGGATGTTCCACATCTGGCCCAGCTACCACCAGGTGCTGGCACAGGGCCGGCAGGCGATCGACAGGGCGGGAAGGCTGCTGCGCGAGGCCATGGAGGCCGGTGAGGCGGCCCCTTAG
- a CDS encoding GNAT family N-acetyltransferase — MTTHTIVQATHARHARAILDIFNEAILNSTALYDYHPRSPESMESWFAAKDKGGFPVVGIEDSGGTLLAFGSFGTFRAWPAYKYTVEHSVYVHQDHRGKGLGRTVMQALIAEARQRGVHAMVGGIDAANAGSIALHERLGFRHAGTLPQVGFKFGRWLDLAFYQLLLDTPLHPVDG, encoded by the coding sequence ATGACGACGCACACCATCGTCCAGGCAACCCACGCGCGGCATGCGCGCGCCATCCTGGACATCTTCAACGAGGCGATCCTGAACTCGACCGCCCTGTACGACTACCACCCGCGCTCGCCCGAAAGCATGGAGTCCTGGTTCGCGGCCAAGGACAAGGGGGGCTTTCCCGTGGTGGGCATCGAGGACTCCGGGGGCACGCTGCTGGCCTTCGGCAGCTTCGGTACCTTCAGGGCATGGCCGGCCTACAAGTACACGGTCGAGCACTCCGTGTACGTGCACCAAGACCACCGCGGCAAGGGCCTGGGCCGCACCGTGATGCAGGCGTTGATCGCCGAGGCCCGCCAGCGCGGCGTGCATGCCATGGTGGGCGGCATCGACGCCGCGAACGCCGGCAGCATCGCGCTGCACGAACGCCTGGGCTTCCGGCATGCCGGCACGCTGCCGCAGGTGGGCTTCAAGTTCGGGCGCTGGCTGGACCTGGCGTTCTACCAACTGCTTCTGGACACGCCGCTGCACCCCGTGGACGGCTGA
- a CDS encoding helix-turn-helix domain-containing protein: protein MDVDALLAQRVHALRKARGLTLEQLAQASGVSRSMISLIERQETSPTAAVLNKLADALGVSLPTLFAADAPPAGEGPVSRRADQSVWTDPASGYERRHLSPVGVGSPIELVEVGFPAGATVVFDNPVRSAGIHQQVWVLKGRMDITVDGQAWRLAAGDCLAMRLGHRIAFHNPGTQPARYLLALSSTPDLPRRTA from the coding sequence ATGGACGTCGATGCCCTTCTTGCCCAACGAGTGCACGCGCTGCGCAAGGCCCGTGGCCTGACGCTGGAGCAACTGGCGCAGGCCAGCGGTGTGAGCCGTTCCATGATCTCGCTGATCGAGCGGCAGGAGACCAGCCCGACGGCCGCCGTGCTCAACAAGCTGGCCGACGCGCTGGGCGTGTCCCTGCCCACCCTGTTCGCGGCCGACGCGCCGCCGGCGGGGGAGGGGCCCGTTTCCCGGCGTGCGGACCAGTCCGTCTGGACCGATCCGGCCTCGGGCTATGAGCGGCGGCATCTCTCGCCCGTGGGGGTCGGGTCGCCCATCGAACTGGTGGAGGTGGGCTTTCCCGCCGGGGCCACCGTCGTCTTCGACAACCCCGTTCGCAGTGCGGGGATCCACCAGCAGGTGTGGGTCCTGAAGGGGCGCATGGACATCACCGTCGACGGCCAGGCCTGGCGCCTGGCCGCGGGCGACTGCCTGGCCATGCGGCTCGGCCACCGCATCGCATTCCACAACCCCGGCACGCAGCCCGCGCGCTACCTGCTGGCGCTGAGCAGCACCCCCGACCTTCCCCGGAGAACGGCATGA
- a CDS encoding pyridoxamine 5'-phosphate oxidase family protein, giving the protein MPHEPRLMQSLRALLGARRTAALGTLSEGPQPMPFVSFVPFAVDAQAGTLVLHVSALAAHTRQMQRCPEVSMLITAAEVPGEGVHALERVTLNGRATVLAPEAATAARAAYLTRFPEAEPMTLLADFRFVAIAPTAARHVAGFGAARDVPAEELAALLRAAP; this is encoded by the coding sequence ATGCCCCACGAACCCCGACTGATGCAATCGCTGCGCGCCCTGCTCGGCGCGCGCCGCACCGCCGCGCTGGGCACGCTGTCGGAAGGGCCGCAGCCCATGCCGTTCGTGTCCTTCGTGCCGTTCGCGGTGGATGCCCAGGCGGGCACGCTGGTGCTGCATGTGAGCGCGCTGGCCGCGCACACACGGCAGATGCAGCGCTGCCCCGAGGTGTCGATGCTCATCACCGCCGCCGAGGTGCCCGGCGAAGGCGTGCATGCGCTGGAGCGCGTGACGCTGAATGGCCGTGCCACGGTGCTCGCGCCCGAAGCAGCGACAGCGGCGCGCGCGGCCTACCTCACGCGCTTTCCCGAGGCCGAACCGATGACGTTGCTGGCCGATTTCCGCTTCGTGGCCATCGCGCCCACTGCGGCGCGGCATGTGGCGGGCTTTGGCGCGGCGCGCGATGTGCCGGCCGAGGAACTGGCGGCGCTGCTGCGCGCGGCGCCGTAG